From Papilio machaon chromosome 2, ilPapMach1.1, whole genome shotgun sequence, the proteins below share one genomic window:
- the LOC106709017 gene encoding uncharacterized protein LOC106709017 isoform X2, translating into MCDSDNSEDQSDQPCAKKVKLHYGILPSHHSQQSSQGSQNIIIETGRHPDQLNTRHTINVVVNNSKRERQKKYRERNRDKLKHREAERRKRIQSSQSIIGPSTSSNSNIMLVNNEEPVTAISSTLQNKRDRQKRYREKNREKLSQREAERRRRLQNAESIIELYTSPNIENREIITEPIIIIDEL; encoded by the exons atgtgtGATAGTGATAACTCAGAAGATCAAAGTGATCAACCTTGTGCAAAGAAAGTGAAACTACACTATGGTATACTACCAAGTCATCA ttcCCAACAATCATCACAGGgatcacaaaatattattattgaaactgGACGCCACCCTGATCAGTTAAACACAAGGCATACTATCAATGTTGT agtaaacaatagtaaaaGAGAAcgtcaaaaaaaatacagggAGCGGAACAGAGACAAATTGAAACATCGTGAAGCGGAAAGAAGAAAGCGTATACAATCTTCACAAAGCATTATCGGACCGTCTACCTCTTCAAACTcaaatataatgttagtaaataaTGAAGAACCAGTAACTGCTATTTCATCTACTCTTCAAAATAAAAGAGACCGCCAAAAAAGATACAGGGAAAAGAACAGAGAAAAATTGAGTCAGCGTGAAGCGGAAAGAAGGAGACGTCTACAGAATGCAGAAAGTATTATAGAATTATATACTTCtccaaatatagaaaatagagAAATAATTACAGAACCAATAATCATAATAGATGAA cTCTAA